One genomic segment of Musa acuminata AAA Group cultivar baxijiao chromosome BXJ3-3, Cavendish_Baxijiao_AAA, whole genome shotgun sequence includes these proteins:
- the LOC135632261 gene encoding dihydroorotate dehydrogenase (quinone), mitochondrial-like: MAARVWRGSAKDALLNKLKYIYGVGPRRFSATFEAAAGGAPRIPHSSKKGRFLTGTMIGLAIAGGAYVSTVDEATYCGWLFKVTRIVNPFFALLDAEVAHRLAVSAAAHGFVPREKRPDPTILGLEVWGRKFTNPIGLAAGFDKNAEAVESLLGLGFGFVEVGSVTPMPQEGNPKPRIFRLPKEGAIINRCGFNSEGIVVVAKRLGAQHGKRKMEETSSTSPSLTEEVKHGGKAGPGILGVNIGKNKTSEDAASDYVQGVHTLSQYADYLVINISSPNTPGLRKLQGRKQLKDLVKKVQAARDEMQWAEEGPPPLVVKIAPDLSKEDIEDIAAVAVALHLDGLIISNTTVSRPDPVSNHPLAGESGGLSGKPLFDMSTNILKEMYILTRGKIPLIGCGGVSSGEDAYKKIRAGATLVQLYTAFAYGGPALIPQIKAELAECLAKDGFKSVQEAVGADCR, encoded by the exons GCGCGACCTTCGAAGCTGCCGCCGGTGGCGCTCCGAGGATCCCACATTCGTCTAAGAAG GGAAGGTTTTTAACTGGAACCATGATAGGCTTGGCTATAGCTGGAGGAGCTTATGTCAGTACTGTAGATGAAGCCACATATTG TGGGTGGCTGTTTAAGGTTACCAGGATTGTCAACCCATTTTTTGCACTGCTAGATGCAGAGGTTGCTCATCGTCTGGCAGTATCTGCTGCTGCTCATGGTTTTGTTCCCAGGGAAAAACGACCTGATCCGACAATATTGGGTCTTGAAGTCTGGGGACGGAAGTTTACTAATCCCATTGGACTAGCTGCTGGTTTTGATAAAAATGCTGAAGCAGTTGAAAGTTTATTAGGTTTAGGATTTGGTTTTGTTGAGGTTGGCTCAGTCACCCCCATGCCTCAAGAAGGAAATCCTAAGCCACGTATTTTCAGACTGCCAAAGGAGGG TGCTATAATAAACCGCTGTGGGTTCAATAGTGAAGGCATAGTGGTGGTTGCGAAGCGTCTTGGTGCCCAGCATGGTAAGAGGAAAATGGAAGAAACTTCAAGTACTTCCCCTTCATTGACCGAGGAAGTCAAGCATGGAGGGAAAGCAGGTCCTGGCATCTTGGGAGTCAATATTGGCAAGAACAAGACAAGTGAAGATGCTGCTTCTGATTATGTTCAAGGAGTTCATACTTTATCACAATATGCTgattacttg GTTATAAACATTTCTTCACCAAATACTCCTGGTCTTCGCAAACTTCAGGGAAGAAAACAGCTCAAAGATCTAGTTAAAAAG GTGCAAGCTGCCCGTGATGAGATGCAATGGGCAGAGGAGGGACCACCACCCTTGGTTGTAAAAATTGCTCCAGACTTGTCTAAAGAGGACATTGAGGATATTGCAGCT GTTGCTGTTGCTCTCCACCTGGATGGACTG ATCATATCAAATACAACAGTTTCGAGGCCTGATCCTGTAAGTAATCACCCATTAGCTGGAGAATCTGGGGGTTTAAGCGGAAAGCCACTCTTTGATATGTCCACCAACATTCTCAAGGAGATGTATATTCTCACTCGG GGGAAGATTCCACTCATAGGTTGCGGAGGTGTAAGCAG TGGTGAAGATGCATACAAGAAAATTCGAGCTGGAGCAACACTTGTCCAGCTGTATACAGCTTTTGCCTATGGTGGACCAGCATTAATTCCACAGATAAAG GCTGAACTGGCGGAGTGCTTGGCAAAAGATGGTTTCAAATCTGTTCAGGAAGCAGTCGGTGCAGATTGTAGATAA
- the LOC108952358 gene encoding uncharacterized protein LOC108952358, which yields MHSPMLSGHQDCEAQLRMGASRSGHSAEECCSGVVQNGGGRDALPRPPAGSALSYWGNERKVNGNGGGCDKESDAAGFLFPGFRLNSGQARVTNNQLKFYQGFPHDDIVPYVNFASDVRENPPSSFLRLMRPINTLKNIVDDGSFESVLQASSRSLQEMLSNIVFPVPNNGSCMNFVTSDMLNMMDENKEEWMSNSSSRAIPTLENCHLGMLQISNHQMFNLASEEFSCKELQMILCKELTNSDVSNIGRIVLPKREAEAYLPPLSEREGILLDMDDMTLAVTWKFKFRFWPNNKSRMYILENTARFVRAHCLQAGDFLFIYRNPTSGNHIVRGNKGLPQRSPLDSLQYSSRNQFIVNEDCCSSTLHVKKARSDRRHSPINPNKTIGHGSSSLTMTELNDLEGDITCHPHYFPE from the exons ATGCATTCTCCTATGCTTTCTGGGCATCAGGACTGTGAAGCTCAGCTGAGAATGGGCGCGAGTAGGTCCGGCCACTCGGCTGAGGAGTGCTGCAGTGGCGTTGTGCAGAACGGCGGCGGTAGAGATGCACTACCAAGACCCCCGGCAGGTTCAGCATTGAGTTATTGGGGCAATGAGAGAAAGGTAAATGGAAATGGAGGGGGCTGTGACAAGGAGAGCGATGCTGCAGGGTTTCTGTTTCCTGGTTTCCGGTTGAATTCAG GGCAAGCAAGGGTGACAAATAACCAGCTCAAGTTTTATCAAGGTTTCCCACATGATGATATTGTTCCATATGTAAACTTCGCGAGCGATGTCAGAGAAAATCCTCCTAGTTCTTTTTTGCGATTGATGCGACCCATAAACACCTTGAAAAACATTGTCGATGATGGTTCTTTTGAATCAG TACTTCAAGCAAGTTCTAGATCTTTACAAGAAATGCTCTCAAACATTGTCTTTCCGGTGCCAAATAATGGCTCGTGCATGAATTTTGTCACAAGTGATATGTTGAATATGATGGATGAGAATAAAGAG GAGTGGatgagcaacagcagcagcagagcGATTCCGACATTGGAGAACTGTCATCTAGGAATGCTTCAAATATCAAATCATCAGATGTTTAACCTCGCATCAGAA GAATTCAGTTGTAAAGAACTGCAAATGATCTTATGCAAAGAGTTGACAAATAGTGATGTTTCAAACATTGGGAGAATTGTACTACCAAAG AGGGAGGCTGAGGCTTATCTTCCTCCATTATCTGAAAGAGAAGGGATCCTGCTTGACATGGATGACATGACACTTGCAGTTACATGGAAGTTCAAGTTCAG GTTTTGGCCAAACAACAAGAGTAGAATGTATATATTGGAAAATACAG CTCGTTTTGTCAGAGCACATTGCCTTCAAGCAGGGGACTTTTTATTCATCTACAGGAATCCAACATCCGGGAATCAT ATTGTCAGAGGAAACAAGGGATTGCCACAGCGGAGTCCTTTGGATTCACTACAGTATAGCAGTAGAAACCAGTTCATCGTCAATGAAGACTGCTGCAGCTCAACATTACATGTCAAGAAAGCTAGAAGTGATAGGAGGCACTCTCCTATCAACCCAAACAAAACAATTGGACATGGCAGCAGTTCTCTCACCATGACTGAGCTAAATGATCTTGAAGGGGACATTACTTGTCATCCTCACTATTTTCCTGAATAG